Proteins encoded together in one Triticum dicoccoides isolate Atlit2015 ecotype Zavitan chromosome 7B, WEW_v2.0, whole genome shotgun sequence window:
- the LOC119336097 gene encoding uncharacterized protein LOC119336097: protein MAPPASMVRLRPARPASFPDGTGVPAPPPHLEAPCPVPSIPSPLSLGSSSVARLHSPTPSGCIHARGPYRLPDDVVGDQQEADAALRDDAVVLLPRSPRVLLVPDNAELRSIKLSRATFSASFSQFRAPSCRCSASPTIAEPLTHAAAFMSTELLRSTPSPAQRAPSATPT from the exons atggcgccgccggcctCCATGGTTCGCCTTCGCCCAGCGCGTCCCGCCTCGTTCCCGGATGGAACCGGTGTtcctgcgcctcctcctcaccTTGAAGCCCCGTGCCCGGTCCCGTCCATCCCGTCCCCCTTGTCCCTCGGTAGCTCCTCCGTCGCCCGCCTCCATTCGCCGACCCCAAGCGGCTGCATCCACGCCCGAGGCCCCTACCGCTTGCCTGACGACGTCGTCGGCGACCAGCAG GAGGCCGACGCTGCTCTGCGAGATGATGCTGTCGTGCTCCTGCCCCGTTCGCCTCGTGTCCTTCTGGTTCCGGACAACGCCGAGCTCCGCTCCATCAAGCTGTCGAGGGCTACCTTCTCGGCCTCCTTCTCGCAGTTTCGTGCTCCCTCCTGCCGCTGCTCCGCCTCTCCTACTATTGCTGAGCCGTTGACACATGCCGCTGCCTTCATGTCCACCGAGCTGCTCAGGTCGACTCCCAGCCCCGCACAACGAGCTCCAAGTGCCACACCGACCTGA